Proteins found in one Longimicrobium sp. genomic segment:
- a CDS encoding zinc ribbon domain-containing protein, translating to MPTYEYRCPECGNDFEKFQKMSDEPVADCPACGKPAQRRISAGAGLVFTGSGFYIPDYQRGEGYTKAAESDGGAKPAETKPSTETKAADTAAAAPKAEPKPAPKSE from the coding sequence ATGCCGACGTACGAGTATCGCTGCCCCGAGTGCGGCAACGACTTCGAGAAGTTCCAGAAGATGTCCGACGAGCCCGTCGCCGACTGCCCGGCGTGCGGCAAGCCGGCGCAACGCCGCATTTCCGCGGGCGCCGGGCTCGTCTTCACGGGAAGCGGCTTCTACATCCCCGATTACCAGCGCGGCGAGGGCTACACGAAGGCCGCCGAAAGCGACGGGGGCGCAAAGCCCGCCGAGACCAAGCCGTCCACCGAGACCAAGGCAGCCGATACCGCCGCCGCGGCCCCCAAGGCCGAGCCCAAGCCGGCACCCAAGAGCGAGTAG